In a single window of the Papaver somniferum cultivar HN1 chromosome 8, ASM357369v1, whole genome shotgun sequence genome:
- the LOC113306435 gene encoding F-box/LRR-repeat protein At3g58900-like: protein MEEIRQDRISSLPDNLIHHILSFIDTKYAVQTSVLSKRWKTTWISLPYLNFTWSGFIEGKDNLNDSSSRSEELIRFIDFVYMVFMFRDDSDIQTLKIYLDWNLWTTPTSDEISRSLNRWIIAAVRRHVTELSINIDYNHELAYELPHQLLNCESLRKLSIFGGTGTKYANIVLPKSISLPQLKQLLLVGVSISFAELTQSLLNRSPLFELLIVVNCDLQSDNQEIDIVDCFSYEHFGEAHFGRYFLWQNHTVVNTIKVPAPNLIAFDCKDFLTQNFPSAADARFSMMLRENKKDESAEIYSKLPAEEKKVYAKRLIKLLQAVPNVVRLSLSSGFLEVRMHASLLCFSFF, encoded by the coding sequence ATGGAAGAAATTAGACAAGACAGAATCAGCAGTTTACCAGATAACCTAATTCATCACATTCTCTCTTTCATTGATACGAAATATGCGGTCCAAACTAGTGTTCTCTCCAAAAGATGGAAAACTACATGGATTTCTCTACCTTATCTCAACTTCACTTGGAGTGGTTTCATTGAAGGCAAAGATAATCTTAATGATTCTTCTAGTAGAAGTGAAGAGTTAATTAGGTTTATAGATTTTGTCTACATGGTATTCATGTTTCGCGATGACTCTGATATACAAACTTTAAAGATTTATCTAGATTGGAATCTTTGGACAACGCCTACATCTGATGAGATCTCAAGAAGTCTTAATAGATGGATTATTGCGGCTGTAAGGCGTCACGTTACAGAACTAAGTATAAATATTGATTATAATCATGAACTGGCATATGAGCTTCCACATCAACTGCTTAATTGTGAATCATTGAGGAAGCTGTCGATCTTTGGTGGTACTGGTACCAAATATGCAAATATAGTTCTGCCAAAATCAATTAGTTTGCCGCAGCTCAAACAATTGTTGCTTGTTGGAGTTTCAATCTCGTTTGCTGAATTAACTCAGAGTCTCCTCAATCGCAGTCCACTTTTCGAATTGCTAATCGTAGTTAATTGTGATTTACAAAGTGATAATCAAGAAATCGACATTGTTGATTGTTTCAGCTATGAGCATTTTGGAGAAGCTCATTTTGGTAGATATTTCTTGTGGCAAAATCATACTGTGGTTAACACTATTAAGGTACCTGCTCCAAATCTCATAGCATTTGACTGCAAAGATTTCTTGACGCAAAATTTTCCTTCAGCAGCTGATGCTCGGTTTAGTATGATgctcagagaaaataaaaaggatGAATCTGCAGAAATATATTCAAAGCTGCCTGCCGAGGAAAAGAAAGTGTATGCCAAACGCTTGATAAAATTGCTACAAGCGGTTCCTAACGTGGTACGACTAAGTTTATCATCTGGATTTCTTGAGGTGCGGATGCATGCATcccttctttgtttttctttcttttaa
- the LOC113306944 gene encoding protein DETOXIFICATION 33-like gives MDNINSNHSTPLLTTNDENSPGTFFRKLWEENKMVWHIAGPSILISICQYSLASVTQTLVGHIGTLELAAVGIQTLVISGIGFGIMLGMGSALETLCGQAYGAGKMRMLGIYLQRSWLILLGTAIPLTLLSIFATPLLLLLGQHRDIAKLAGTYSIWMIPELYMYALNFPIQKFLQAQSKVWAMAWISSGVLAFHIPLSWFCIMKWGLAGAAVSLNFSWVLVVILQYVYIVSGRCKDSWSGFSWLAFSDLLGFLWLSLSSAVMLCLEYWNLMVLIVLAGLLKNAEVKISAVSICMNIEGWIFMIPLGFIAAVSVRVSNELGAGNAAAAKFSVWVTVSIALVTQTAFILLILITKNSFPRLFTSDKAVSKEVSSLAVFLCISIFSGSIQPILSGMAVGAGWQGAVAFVNIASYYLIGFPISIYMGLILDWGLKGLWGGALIGVGLQTIIILIMSWRTDWNKEIELSKERVSDVVVSDEEDTSSH, from the exons ATGGATAATATAAATTCAAACCACTCAACTCCTCTCTTAACAACcaatgatgaaaattctccgggAACGTTCTTTAGAAAATTATGGGAAGAAAATAAAATGGTATGGCACATTGCTGGACCATCCATTTTAATTTCAATCTGTCAATACTCTCTCGCTTCCGTTACTCAAACTTTGGTTGGTCATATTGGTACTCTTGAACTTGCTGCTGTTGGTATTCAAACCTTAGTCATATCCGGTATAGGCTTCGGAATCATG TTGGGGATGGGAAGTGCCTTGGAAACATTATGTGGACAAGCGTATGGAGCAGGAAAAATGAGGATGTTAGGGATATACTTACAGAGATCATGGCTGATTTTACTTGGAACAGCAATACCATTAACCTTACTCTCTATATTTGCAACACCCTTATTATTATTGTTAGGTCAACATAGAGATATTGCAAAATTGGCAGGTACATATTCAATATGGATGATACCAGAACTGTATATGTATGCATTGAATTTTCCGATACAAAAGTTTTTACAAGCTCAAAGTAAAGTATGGGCAATGGCATGGATTTCATCTGGGGTATTAGCATTTCATATACCATTAAGTTGGTTTTGTATCATGAAATGGGGTTTAGCGGGAGCAGCTGTTTCTTTAAACTTTTCATGGGTGTTGGTTGTGATTCTTCAGTACGTATATATTGTCTCGGGACGTTGCAAAGATTCTTGGAGTGGGTTTTCATGGTTGGCTTTTTCTGATTTGCTTGGATTCCTTTGGTTGTCTTTGTCTTCAGCCGTCATGCTCTG CTTGGAGTATTGGAATTTAATGGTTTTGATTGTACTTGCGGGATTACTTAAAAATGCTGAAGTCAAAATTAGTGCTGTCTCCATCTG TATGAATATTGAAGGATGGATATTTATGATACCGCTGGGTTTTATTGCTGCTGTCAG CGTACGGGTCTCGAATGAATTAGGAGCAGGAAATGCAGCAGCTGCAAAGTTCTCTGTTTGGGTTACTGTCTCAATTGCGCTAGTCACTCAGACTGCTTTTATTCTCCTAATCTTGATCACAAAAAACAGCTTTCCGAGATTATTTACAAGTGACAAGGCGGTTAGCAAAGAAGTTAGTTCGTTAGCTGTGTTTTTATGCATCTCAATCTTCTCTGGCAGCATCCAACCCATTTTGTCAG GTATGGCAGTTGGGGCTGGTTGGCAAGGTGCTGTGGCCTTTGTAAACATCGCATCTTACTATCTCATTGGGTTCCCCATCAGTATCTATATGGGACTTATTTTAGATTGGGGTCTAAAG GGACTTTGGGGTGGCGCATTAATTGGAGTTGGTCTTCAGACAATCATTATCTTAATAATGTCTTGGCGTACGGACTGGAACAAAGAG ATTGAATTATCAAAGGAGAGAGTTTCAGATGTTGTAGTTTCAGATGAGGAAGACACGTCGTCTCACTAA